One window of Miscanthus floridulus cultivar M001 unplaced genomic scaffold, ASM1932011v1 fs_722_2_3, whole genome shotgun sequence genomic DNA carries:
- the LOC136532832 gene encoding mini zinc finger protein 4-like — translation MMKRMVILRRCHPPPPPPPAVLFGGGCRCRSGGGGGVCYAECRRNHAASMGGHAVDGCREFLAEGEEGTTAALRCAACGCHRSFHRRMVVQRCCCCFCCDADSGGADDAAVAVAAAATGRRWDDDCSPESSASSTTPS, via the coding sequence cacccgccgccgcctcctcctccggcggtgcTCTTCGGCGGCGGGTGCCGCTGCCgcagcggtggtggcggcggcgtgtgcTACGCGGAGTGCCGGCGGAACCACGCGGCGAGCATGGGCGGCCACGCCGTGGACGGGTGCCGCGAGTTCCTGGCCGAGGGGGAGGAGGGCACCACCGCCGCGCTCCGCTGCGCGGCCTGCGGGTGCCACCGCAGCTTCCACCGCCGCATGGTGGTgcagcgctgctgctgctgcttctgctgCGACGCCGACAGCGGCGGCGCCGATGATGCCGCCGTAGCCGTAGCCGCAGCCGCCACCGGGCGCCGGTGGGACGACGACTGCTCGCCGGAGTCCTCGGCGTCCAGCACCACGCCCAGCTAG